One genomic segment of Actinoplanes ianthinogenes includes these proteins:
- a CDS encoding alpha-amylase family glycosyl hydrolase, producing MRIRSVLAMLLPAVLTAGALTSPARAGGNDLPGRHSVRAPVSDENFYFVMADRFDNGDTDNDTGGLGDDRLVSGFDPTQRGFYNGGDLAGLRRRLDYIEGLGTTSIWLTPSFKNKAVQLEDGPSAGYHGYWITDFTKIDPHLGTNEDLRALIDAAHQRGMKVYFDIITNHTADVIGYAQGARRPYVSKDAVPYRTAAGRPFDDRDYAGTNRFPALDPAVSFPYTPVLDPAERNLKVPAWLNDVTLYHNRGDTTFTGENSYYGDFFGLDDLFTENPRVVRGMIDIYETWIRDFGVDGFRIDTMRHVDDAFWQQFGPEVLAYARAHGKPEFFMFGEVYDTSRPFGSHFTTTDRMQAVLDFPFQDAARTFASRSGPAGALAQFFEGDDWYTDADSNVYQLPTFLGNHDMGRIGTFVVTDNPGAGDAEWLARDRLAHELLYFSRGNPVVYYGDEQGFTGAGGGQDSRQSMFASKVPEYLKDDLLGTDATHAQDNFVDSHPLYRTISGLAALTRRYPALRDGAHQNRYADAQAGVYAFSRIDREHQREYVVALNDSEQPRTAAIPTYLAGGTFQKLYGTAPDRARSAADRRLTVTVPPLSTVVYASTGRIPASPAAPAVSLTRPTPVAASSGRMQVGAEVAGSSFTEVTFYARTGRGGWTPIGTDDTAPYRVFHDVSGLRTGQAVEYRAVVLDNAGHTATSRTRATRVPPPAVTIESPAEGSQVRGTVEVRAVTDPERAGQAVRFERSVGDGAWTGIGRDTSSPAYTVRDDLAPLNLAAGTPIHYRAILTEPGGTRVTSAVRTVRYAGPPVTVATLRYLRPAGDYTGWGLHLWGDAVDPATLATVTWDRPLPPARIVDGWAEFDIPIADDTKPVNFIVHQPGGDSVPATREPGGDRSFIPIDNPQVWVVQGDPAVYPSRPPTA from the coding sequence ATGCGCATACGTTCGGTACTGGCCATGCTGCTCCCGGCCGTATTGACGGCCGGGGCACTGACGTCGCCGGCCCGGGCCGGCGGGAACGACCTGCCGGGCCGGCACTCCGTGCGGGCTCCGGTCTCCGACGAGAACTTCTACTTCGTCATGGCCGACCGGTTCGACAACGGGGACACCGACAACGACACCGGCGGGCTCGGCGACGACCGGCTGGTGTCCGGGTTCGATCCCACCCAGCGCGGGTTCTACAACGGTGGTGACCTGGCCGGGCTGCGGCGGCGCCTGGACTACATCGAGGGCCTCGGCACGACGTCGATCTGGTTGACGCCGAGCTTCAAGAACAAGGCGGTGCAACTGGAGGACGGGCCGTCGGCGGGCTACCACGGCTACTGGATCACCGACTTCACCAAGATCGATCCGCACCTCGGCACCAACGAGGACCTGCGGGCCCTGATCGACGCGGCGCACCAGCGCGGCATGAAGGTCTACTTCGACATCATCACCAACCACACCGCCGATGTGATCGGGTACGCCCAGGGCGCCCGCCGGCCGTACGTGAGCAAGGACGCCGTGCCGTACCGGACCGCCGCCGGCCGGCCGTTCGACGACCGGGACTACGCCGGCACGAACCGCTTCCCGGCGCTCGACCCGGCCGTGTCGTTCCCGTACACCCCGGTGCTGGACCCGGCCGAGCGGAACCTCAAGGTGCCGGCCTGGCTCAACGACGTCACGCTCTACCACAACCGCGGCGACACCACCTTCACCGGCGAGAACTCGTACTACGGCGACTTCTTCGGCCTCGACGACCTGTTCACCGAGAATCCGCGGGTGGTCCGCGGGATGATCGACATCTACGAGACCTGGATCCGCGACTTCGGCGTCGACGGCTTCCGGATCGACACGATGCGGCACGTCGACGACGCGTTCTGGCAGCAGTTCGGCCCGGAGGTGCTGGCCTACGCCCGGGCGCACGGCAAGCCCGAGTTCTTCATGTTCGGCGAGGTCTACGACACCAGCCGGCCGTTCGGCTCGCACTTCACCACCACCGACCGGATGCAGGCGGTCCTCGACTTCCCGTTCCAGGACGCGGCGCGCACCTTCGCCTCGCGCAGCGGGCCGGCCGGTGCCCTGGCCCAGTTCTTCGAGGGCGACGACTGGTACACCGACGCCGACTCCAACGTCTACCAGCTGCCCACCTTCCTCGGTAACCACGACATGGGCCGGATCGGCACCTTCGTGGTCACCGACAACCCGGGCGCCGGCGACGCGGAATGGCTGGCCCGGGACCGGCTCGCCCACGAACTGCTGTACTTCTCCCGCGGCAACCCGGTCGTCTACTACGGCGACGAGCAGGGCTTCACCGGCGCCGGCGGGGGCCAGGACTCGCGGCAGAGCATGTTCGCCAGCAAGGTGCCGGAATACCTCAAGGACGACCTGCTCGGCACCGACGCCACCCACGCCCAGGACAACTTCGTCGATTCACACCCGCTTTACCGTACGATCAGCGGCCTCGCCGCGCTCACCCGGCGGTATCCGGCGCTGCGCGACGGCGCACACCAGAACCGGTACGCCGACGCCCAGGCCGGCGTCTACGCCTTCTCCCGCATCGACCGCGAGCACCAGCGCGAGTACGTGGTCGCGCTCAACGACAGCGAGCAGCCGAGGACCGCCGCCATCCCCACCTACCTGGCCGGCGGCACCTTCCAGAAGCTGTACGGCACCGCCCCCGACCGGGCCCGCTCCGCCGCCGACCGCCGCCTGACGGTCACCGTGCCGCCGCTGTCAACCGTCGTGTACGCGTCCACCGGCCGGATCCCGGCGTCCCCGGCGGCGCCTGCCGTCTCGCTGACCCGGCCCACTCCGGTGGCCGCCTCGTCCGGGCGGATGCAGGTGGGCGCCGAGGTGGCCGGCTCGTCATTCACCGAGGTCACCTTCTACGCCCGGACCGGGCGTGGTGGCTGGACCCCGATCGGCACCGACGACACCGCACCGTACCGGGTGTTCCACGACGTGTCCGGCCTGCGTACCGGGCAGGCGGTGGAGTATCGCGCGGTGGTGCTGGACAACGCCGGGCACACCGCCACCAGCCGGACCCGGGCCACCCGGGTCCCGCCGCCGGCGGTCACCATCGAGTCCCCCGCCGAGGGCAGCCAGGTCCGCGGCACCGTCGAGGTGCGGGCGGTCACCGATCCCGAGCGGGCCGGCCAGGCGGTGCGGTTCGAGCGCAGCGTCGGCGACGGCGCCTGGACCGGCATCGGCCGGGACACGTCCTCGCCGGCGTACACCGTCCGCGACGACCTGGCCCCGCTCAACCTGGCCGCGGGCACCCCGATCCACTACCGGGCGATCCTCACCGAACCCGGCGGCACCCGGGTCACCAGCGCGGTCCGCACCGTCCGCTACGCCGGACCGCCGGTGACCGTGGCCACGCTGCGCTACCTGCGGCCGGCCGGCGACTACACCGGCTGGGGCCTGCACCTCTGGGGTGACGCCGTCGACCCGGCCACCCTGGCCACCGTGACCTGGGACCGGCCCCTGCCGCCGGCCCGGATCGTGGACGGCTGGGCCGAGTTCGACATTCCCATCGCCGACGACACCAAGCCGGTCAACTTCATCGTCCACCAGCCGGGCGGCGACAGCGTGCCGGCCACCCGGGAACCCGGCGGCGACCGATCCTTCATCCCGATCGACAACCCGCAGGTCTGGGTGGTGCAGGGCGACCCTGCCGTGTACCCGAGCCGGCCACCGACGGCCTGA
- a CDS encoding glycoside hydrolase family 31 protein → MPFPYRLGFRPQADPAAMVSGDRYRITVLTEGLVRLEYADDGVFEDRASTFAVHRRLPVPDFRVLESGGHLEIVTSRFRLTYDRGPFSTSGLSLAVRGGVTTYHSVWRYGQEPATLGGTARTLDEADGPIPLEPGVVSRTGVAVIDDSTSFLFDDQGWVAADNINRIDLYVFAYGHDYTAALRALYAVSGPVPVLPRFALGNWWSRFHRYTTESYLALMTRFQQQGIPFSVGVIDMDWHLTDVDPAHGSGWTGYTWNRELFPEPEKLLDRLHDNGLRVTLNVHPADGVRSYEEAYPAMAAALGRDPADGEPVAFDVTDRDFLAAYFEVLHRGLERDGVDFWWLDWQSGPHSRVAGIDPLWMLNHFHYLDNGRDGRRALTFSRYAGPGSHRYPIGFSGDTVISWASLAFQPHFTATAANIGYGWWSHDIGGHFFGARDDELTTRWVQFGTFSPIMRLHSSNNPFITKEPWTFPAHVEQVMTAFLRLRHRLVPYLHTMNHRAATDGLPLVLPMYYRAPAAEEAYQVPNQYQFGTELVVAAITEPADRRTGLARVKAWLPEGTWVDVFTDLVYDGGRTIHLHRDLTTIPVLAPAGAVVVLDGAAVPGNAPVNPGHLELLVVAGADGAFELIEDDDTTTGAPARTRISFHQHSGALVVDPVRGAAEVVPAARDWTLTFPALLVSDPAATVDGVPVPARVHRDGSRTSITVDQVPATATLRVEVGADPRLGRNDVAERIFTLLDRAQIEYRTKTLVLEAATGPGPVALRLSRLQALDLDRDLASAVGEILLARADDVPL, encoded by the coding sequence ATGCCATTTCCGTACCGGCTGGGATTCCGTCCGCAGGCCGACCCGGCCGCGATGGTCAGCGGTGACCGATACCGGATCACCGTACTGACCGAGGGGCTGGTACGCCTGGAATACGCCGACGACGGGGTCTTCGAGGACCGTGCCTCCACCTTCGCGGTCCACCGGCGGCTGCCGGTGCCGGACTTCCGGGTGCTGGAGAGCGGCGGGCACCTGGAGATCGTGACGTCGCGGTTCCGGCTCACCTACGACCGGGGACCGTTCAGCACCAGCGGGCTGAGCCTCGCCGTCCGGGGCGGCGTCACGACATACCACTCGGTGTGGCGGTACGGGCAGGAGCCGGCGACCCTCGGCGGCACCGCCCGCACCCTGGACGAGGCGGACGGCCCGATCCCGCTCGAGCCGGGTGTCGTCTCCCGCACCGGGGTGGCCGTGATCGACGACTCGACCTCGTTCCTCTTCGACGACCAGGGATGGGTCGCGGCCGACAACATCAACCGCATCGATCTGTACGTGTTCGCCTACGGTCACGACTACACCGCCGCGCTGCGGGCCCTGTACGCCGTGTCCGGCCCGGTGCCGGTCCTGCCGCGATTCGCCCTGGGCAACTGGTGGAGCCGGTTCCACCGGTACACCACCGAGTCCTACCTCGCGCTGATGACCCGGTTCCAGCAGCAGGGCATCCCGTTCTCGGTCGGCGTCATCGACATGGACTGGCACCTGACCGACGTCGACCCGGCGCACGGCAGCGGCTGGACCGGCTACACCTGGAATCGCGAGCTGTTCCCCGAGCCGGAGAAGTTGCTGGACCGGCTGCACGACAACGGCCTGCGGGTCACCCTCAACGTCCACCCGGCCGACGGGGTCCGTTCGTACGAGGAGGCCTACCCGGCGATGGCGGCCGCTCTCGGCCGGGATCCCGCCGACGGCGAACCCGTCGCCTTCGACGTCACCGACCGTGACTTCCTCGCCGCCTACTTCGAGGTGCTGCACCGCGGCCTGGAACGCGACGGCGTCGACTTCTGGTGGCTGGACTGGCAGTCCGGCCCGCACTCCCGGGTCGCCGGCATCGACCCGCTGTGGATGCTCAACCACTTCCACTACCTGGACAACGGGCGCGACGGGCGGCGTGCCCTGACCTTCTCCCGGTACGCCGGCCCGGGCAGTCATCGGTACCCGATCGGCTTCTCCGGCGACACCGTGATCTCCTGGGCGTCGCTGGCGTTCCAGCCGCACTTCACCGCGACCGCCGCGAACATCGGGTACGGCTGGTGGAGCCACGACATCGGTGGCCACTTCTTCGGCGCCCGCGACGACGAACTGACCACCCGCTGGGTGCAGTTCGGCACGTTCTCCCCGATCATGCGGCTGCACTCGTCGAACAACCCGTTCATCACCAAGGAGCCGTGGACCTTCCCGGCACACGTCGAGCAGGTGATGACGGCGTTCCTGCGGCTGCGGCACCGGCTCGTGCCGTACCTGCACACCATGAACCACCGGGCGGCCACCGACGGGCTCCCGCTGGTGCTGCCCATGTACTACCGCGCGCCCGCCGCCGAGGAGGCGTACCAGGTCCCCAACCAGTACCAGTTCGGCACCGAACTGGTGGTCGCCGCGATCACCGAGCCGGCCGACCGCCGGACCGGTCTGGCCCGGGTCAAGGCGTGGCTGCCCGAGGGCACCTGGGTGGACGTGTTCACCGACCTGGTCTACGACGGCGGGCGCACCATCCACCTGCACCGCGACCTCACCACCATCCCGGTCCTCGCGCCCGCCGGAGCCGTCGTGGTGCTGGACGGCGCCGCCGTCCCGGGCAACGCGCCGGTCAACCCCGGCCATCTGGAGCTGCTCGTCGTCGCCGGCGCCGACGGCGCGTTCGAGCTGATCGAGGACGACGACACCACGACCGGCGCCCCGGCCCGCACCCGGATCAGCTTCCACCAGCACAGCGGAGCCCTGGTGGTCGACCCGGTACGCGGGGCGGCCGAGGTGGTCCCGGCCGCGCGCGACTGGACGCTCACCTTCCCGGCGCTGCTCGTGTCCGACCCGGCGGCGACGGTGGACGGCGTGCCCGTGCCGGCCCGCGTCCACCGCGACGGCAGCCGCACCTCGATCACCGTCGACCAGGTGCCGGCCACCGCCACCCTCCGGGTCGAGGTGGGCGCGGACCCCCGGCTGGGCCGCAACGACGTGGCCGAGCGGATCTTCACCCTGCTGGACCGGGCGCAGATCGAATACCGGACCAAGACGCTGGTGCTGGAGGCCGCCACCGGGCCCGGCCCGGTGGCGCTGCGCCTGTCCCGCCTGCAAGCCCTGGACCTGGACCGGGATCTCGCCTCCGCGGTCGGCGAGATCCTGCTCGCGCGGGCGGACGACGTCCCGCTCTGA
- a CDS encoding carbohydrate ABC transporter permease codes for MRRTISSICLNLGLLAVSAVTIFPFMWMLSSSFKSADEIAAVDQHLLPHLWTLANYRSIQEHFDVLRLFANSLLLSVVITAIAVYTSLLGGYVFGKYRFRGRGALFSVILATMMIPWAVVLIPRYTMFTAAGLQDSYASIVIPAAISSFGIFLMRQSMDTVPDEILEAARIDGASELYIFHRIVAPLSVNAVSALAIFQFLWVWEDYLWPYLMLTTPSKQVLAVGLTTFSGQYSTDYGGLFAATTMSIIPVVIVYVIFQKRFVAGAASAAVKG; via the coding sequence ATGCGCCGTACGATCTCCTCGATCTGCCTCAACCTCGGCCTGCTCGCCGTCTCGGCGGTGACGATCTTCCCGTTCATGTGGATGCTGTCGTCGAGTTTCAAGAGCGCCGACGAGATCGCCGCGGTCGACCAGCATCTGTTGCCGCACCTGTGGACGCTGGCGAACTACCGGTCGATCCAGGAGCACTTCGACGTGCTGCGGCTGTTCGCCAACTCGCTGCTGCTGTCCGTGGTGATCACCGCGATCGCGGTCTACACCAGCCTGCTCGGTGGGTACGTCTTCGGCAAATACCGGTTCCGCGGTCGTGGCGCGCTGTTCTCGGTGATCCTGGCGACCATGATGATCCCGTGGGCGGTCGTGCTGATCCCGCGCTACACGATGTTCACCGCCGCCGGCCTGCAGGACAGCTACGCGTCGATCGTCATCCCGGCCGCGATCAGCTCCTTCGGCATCTTCCTGATGCGCCAGAGCATGGACACCGTGCCCGACGAGATCCTGGAGGCGGCCCGCATCGACGGCGCCTCCGAGCTCTACATCTTCCACCGGATCGTGGCACCGTTGAGCGTCAACGCGGTCTCGGCGCTGGCCATCTTCCAGTTCCTCTGGGTCTGGGAGGACTACCTGTGGCCGTACCTCATGCTCACCACGCCGTCCAAGCAGGTGCTCGCGGTCGGCCTGACCACCTTCAGCGGGCAGTACAGCACCGACTACGGCGGTCTGTTCGCGGCGACCACCATGTCGATCATCCCGGTCGTGATCGTCTACGTGATCTTCCAGAAGCGATTCGTCGCCGGGGCGGCCAGCGCCGCCGTCAAGGGTTGA
- a CDS encoding carbohydrate ABC transporter permease codes for MITTESTPEVAAQVRPPAGSRRTPAAHGERPLRLIVVTTVVAMILALVVWPIVAALLGSLHDWNPLNGTYRWVGTANYRRLFADPVFWTSSVNTVVFMAGAIIGRVVLGMALAYAIHSPLTRAKTLHRTLLYLPTVTPLVAVAYVWRLMYNPQFGAVNSILGLDVNWLYDSRFALAAVMVMTIWKDFGFGVILYLAGLYALPADVLEAAQVDGAGSWARFRRVIWPMLRPTTLFVVVTSMIGYLQAFVQVFVLTDGGPGDATSLISYLIYQQAFVKYDFGYASAAAFVLFLGTAALTVVSFRVQNGPLRGKGQ; via the coding sequence ATGATCACCACTGAATCGACTCCGGAGGTGGCCGCACAGGTGCGGCCACCGGCCGGCTCGCGCAGGACCCCGGCCGCGCACGGTGAGCGGCCGCTGCGCCTGATCGTCGTCACGACCGTCGTCGCGATGATCCTCGCCCTGGTGGTCTGGCCGATCGTGGCCGCGCTGCTGGGCAGCCTGCACGACTGGAACCCGCTCAACGGCACCTACCGCTGGGTGGGCACGGCCAACTATCGGCGGCTGTTCGCCGACCCGGTGTTCTGGACCTCGTCGGTGAACACCGTCGTCTTCATGGCCGGTGCGATCATCGGCCGGGTGGTGCTCGGCATGGCCCTCGCCTACGCCATCCATTCGCCGCTGACCCGGGCCAAGACGCTGCACCGCACCCTGCTCTACCTGCCCACCGTCACCCCGCTGGTCGCGGTGGCGTACGTGTGGCGGCTGATGTACAACCCGCAGTTCGGCGCGGTGAACTCGATCCTGGGGCTCGACGTCAACTGGCTCTACGACAGCCGGTTCGCGCTCGCCGCGGTCATGGTGATGACGATCTGGAAGGACTTCGGCTTCGGGGTGATCCTGTACCTGGCCGGGTTGTACGCGCTGCCCGCGGACGTGCTCGAGGCGGCCCAGGTGGACGGCGCCGGGTCCTGGGCGCGATTCCGCCGGGTGATCTGGCCGATGCTGCGCCCGACCACCCTGTTCGTGGTGGTGACCTCGATGATCGGCTACCTGCAGGCGTTCGTGCAGGTCTTCGTCCTGACCGACGGCGGCCCGGGCGACGCGACCAGCCTCATCTCCTACCTCATCTACCAGCAGGCGTTCGTCAAATACGACTTCGGGTACGCCTCGGCGGCCGCGTTCGTGCTCTTCCTCGGCACCGCGGCGCTGACCGTGGTGTCGTTCCGGGTGCAGAACGGCCCGTTGCGCGGAAAGGGCCAGTGA
- a CDS encoding extracellular solute-binding protein → MKTTRALAAVLAAGALTLTACSSTSNGGDGVKDSSAAKGLPVAGVTVKYDPNTLVNDGKPIHLDWWAWGNIPQMQAIADAYQKIHPNVDITVVNQPWDDYWTKLPLQLQGPKGPAIFNVHNSQHDNIIKYMAPYDIPIDQLAADYTNAKSHVIDGKIYYLDLGLMSGAIYYNKDMWAAAGLTDADIPATWDQFRAVARKLTVRDGSKLKQAGFNFNASFSAFQSGLAYQLGQNMFAADGTTPAVDNAANMQVIQRFLQMYADGSGSKDFGTEATTSFGQGQTAMVYAWGWYEGTLRTQFPKIKFGVFRTPVPTAGQTPYAFDRYNGESTVGLNKNAPADQQKAAQDFLKFYLTDKADMKALDLSLGVFPAYRPLADDPEIKADPALRAYGDISRYIWPGTVPSTFEDNFTKMWQDILYNKVDPAKALTAAQQKITADLAGKNFTTAEKLYPAYTPSS, encoded by the coding sequence ATGAAGACCACGCGTGCACTGGCCGCCGTCCTCGCGGCCGGCGCCCTGACGCTGACGGCCTGTTCCAGCACGTCAAACGGCGGAGACGGGGTGAAGGACAGCTCGGCGGCCAAGGGGCTGCCGGTCGCCGGCGTCACCGTGAAATACGACCCGAACACCTTGGTCAACGATGGCAAGCCGATTCACCTGGACTGGTGGGCCTGGGGCAACATCCCGCAGATGCAGGCGATCGCCGACGCCTATCAGAAGATCCACCCGAACGTGGACATCACCGTGGTGAACCAGCCGTGGGACGACTACTGGACGAAATTGCCGCTGCAACTCCAGGGTCCCAAGGGTCCGGCGATCTTCAATGTGCACAACAGTCAGCACGACAACATCATCAAGTACATGGCGCCGTACGACATCCCGATCGACCAACTGGCGGCGGATTACACCAACGCCAAGTCCCACGTGATCGACGGCAAGATCTACTACCTCGACCTGGGGCTGATGAGCGGCGCGATCTACTACAACAAGGACATGTGGGCGGCGGCGGGCCTGACCGACGCGGACATCCCGGCCACCTGGGACCAGTTCCGCGCGGTGGCCAGGAAACTCACCGTGCGCGACGGGTCCAAGCTCAAGCAGGCCGGGTTCAACTTCAACGCCTCGTTCAGCGCCTTCCAGTCCGGCCTGGCCTATCAGCTCGGGCAGAACATGTTCGCCGCCGACGGCACCACGCCGGCCGTCGACAACGCCGCGAACATGCAGGTCATCCAGCGGTTCCTGCAGATGTACGCGGACGGGTCCGGCTCCAAGGACTTCGGCACCGAGGCCACCACCAGTTTCGGCCAGGGGCAGACCGCCATGGTGTACGCCTGGGGCTGGTACGAGGGCACGCTGCGCACCCAGTTCCCCAAGATCAAGTTCGGGGTCTTCCGCACCCCGGTGCCCACCGCCGGCCAAACGCCGTACGCCTTCGACCGCTACAACGGTGAGTCGACCGTCGGGCTCAACAAGAACGCGCCGGCCGACCAGCAGAAGGCCGCCCAGGACTTCCTCAAGTTCTACCTGACCGACAAGGCCGACATGAAGGCGCTCGATCTGAGTCTCGGCGTGTTCCCGGCGTACCGGCCGCTGGCCGACGACCCGGAGATCAAGGCCGATCCGGCGCTGCGGGCGTACGGCGACATCAGCCGCTACATCTGGCCGGGCACCGTCCCGTCCACCTTCGAGGACAACTTCACGAAGATGTGGCAGGACATCCTCTACAACAAGGTCGACCCGGCCAAGGCGCTGACCGCGGCACAGCAGAAGATCACCGCCGATCTGGCGGGCAAGAACTTCACCACCGCCGAGAAGCTCTACCCCGCCTACACGCCCTCGAGCTGA
- a CDS encoding LacI family DNA-binding transcriptional regulator, giving the protein MPTLQDVAREAGVSKMTVSNVLNGRRDRVSPATIARVMEVVTRLGYVPNASARSLSARRSNIVALAFPSRDAGGVTPMTNPHDSLFLSEVEAQVTQAGLYLMAHSVNSVESTAHSLRSWNVDGAIFLGTRADEVAALHTAYDAPMVFVDNHGTSPHISNVGIEDRLGGQLAGRRLIEAGHRRIGFVGPRFDEPGVVRERHAGFVQALTEAGLSLRPEHVVHCDAGFDHAVAAARRVLAAPQRPTAVFATADIIAAGLLKGFVRAGCPVPDQMSIIGFDDLEVARHVSPEITTLHQDIPGKARAAVEVLLTQLAHWPAARSERRVLGVSLVERESVAPPPAS; this is encoded by the coding sequence ATGCCGACGCTGCAGGACGTCGCCCGCGAGGCGGGGGTCTCGAAGATGACGGTCTCCAACGTGCTGAACGGGCGCCGGGACCGGGTCTCCCCGGCCACCATCGCCCGGGTCATGGAGGTCGTCACCCGGCTGGGTTACGTCCCCAACGCCAGCGCCCGGTCACTGAGCGCCCGCCGGTCGAACATCGTCGCCCTGGCCTTCCCGAGCCGCGACGCCGGCGGGGTCACCCCGATGACCAACCCGCACGACTCACTGTTCCTCAGCGAGGTCGAAGCGCAGGTCACCCAGGCCGGCCTCTACCTGATGGCGCACTCGGTGAACAGCGTCGAGTCCACCGCGCACAGCCTGCGGTCCTGGAACGTCGACGGGGCCATCTTCCTCGGCACGCGGGCGGACGAGGTCGCCGCGCTGCACACCGCGTACGACGCGCCGATGGTCTTCGTCGACAACCACGGCACCTCGCCGCACATCAGCAACGTCGGCATCGAGGACCGGCTCGGCGGGCAACTGGCCGGCCGGCGCCTGATCGAAGCCGGGCACCGGCGGATCGGTTTCGTCGGGCCGCGGTTCGACGAGCCCGGTGTCGTCCGGGAACGGCACGCGGGCTTCGTGCAGGCGCTGACCGAGGCCGGGCTGAGCCTGCGGCCGGAACACGTGGTGCACTGCGACGCGGGCTTCGACCACGCGGTCGCCGCGGCGCGGCGGGTGCTGGCGGCGCCGCAGCGGCCGACAGCGGTCTTCGCCACCGCCGACATCATCGCCGCCGGCCTGCTGAAAGGCTTCGTCCGGGCCGGCTGCCCGGTGCCCGACCAGATGTCGATCATCGGGTTCGACGACCTGGAAGTGGCCCGGCACGTCTCCCCCGAGATCACCACGCTGCACCAGGACATCCCGGGCAAGGCCCGGGCCGCCGTCGAGGTGCTGCTGACCCAGCTCGCGCACTGGCCCGCGGCGCGCTCCGAGCGCCGGGTGCTCGGCGTCAGCCTGGTCGAGCGCGAGTCCGTCGCCCCGCCGCCGGCGAGCTGA
- a CDS encoding alpha-amylase, with amino-acid sequence MNSPSSLPARRPWRRALAGAGAVVLAAGLSATVTDASAGTVAAAAASSGDVIANLFEWNWPSVAKECTDVLGPNGYGGVQVAPPQDSIKLTGSHPWWEVYQPAGYQLNSRMGNESAFQSMVTTCRAAGVKVYVDAVINHMAGSGGTSYSGNAFTAYNYPGLYISNDFHHKGVECPTASGAIEDFSNLQQVDFCELSHLEDLKTESAYVRSAIAGYLNKLIGYGVSGFRVDAAMHIPHADLAAIYGALHQTADGTAPYIAQEISGSSGALAPAAFADLGSVLGLSQSAQLKSAFLGTIATLKNFGTRSGDVASTKMLSFVANHDTERNGNSLSYKNGATTTLATQFLLGYGYGRPQVYSSFTWAAADDSPPAAGSGMITATSCGSAWTCFDRNPGVLAMVTFHNRVGTTARANWYDDGANLIAFSRGAKGWAAFNNGTTAKTQTFPTGLAAGTYCDLITGGTGSGACTGTKVTVGSGGTATVTVPAKGAVAVAPA; translated from the coding sequence ATGAATTCACCATCGTCTTTGCCTGCGCGGCGCCCCTGGCGTCGTGCCCTGGCCGGGGCCGGCGCCGTCGTACTGGCGGCCGGTCTGTCGGCCACCGTCACCGACGCCTCCGCCGGCACCGTCGCCGCGGCCGCGGCGTCCTCCGGGGACGTCATCGCCAACCTGTTCGAGTGGAACTGGCCATCGGTGGCCAAGGAGTGCACCGACGTGCTCGGCCCGAACGGCTACGGCGGCGTCCAGGTCGCGCCGCCCCAGGACTCGATCAAACTGACCGGCTCGCACCCCTGGTGGGAGGTCTACCAGCCGGCCGGATACCAGCTGAACAGCCGGATGGGCAACGAGAGCGCGTTCCAGAGCATGGTCACCACCTGCCGGGCCGCCGGCGTGAAGGTGTACGTCGACGCGGTCATCAACCACATGGCCGGCAGCGGCGGCACGTCCTACTCCGGGAACGCGTTCACCGCCTACAACTACCCGGGCCTCTACATCTCCAACGACTTCCACCACAAGGGCGTCGAGTGCCCGACCGCCTCCGGGGCGATCGAGGACTTCAGCAACCTGCAGCAGGTCGACTTCTGCGAGCTGAGCCACCTGGAGGACCTCAAGACCGAGAGCGCGTACGTCCGCTCGGCGATCGCCGGCTACCTCAACAAGCTGATCGGCTACGGGGTCTCCGGGTTCCGGGTCGACGCGGCGATGCACATCCCGCACGCCGACCTCGCGGCCATCTACGGCGCCCTGCACCAGACCGCGGACGGCACCGCTCCCTACATCGCCCAGGAGATCTCCGGCAGCAGCGGCGCGCTCGCCCCGGCAGCCTTCGCCGACCTGGGCAGCGTGCTGGGCCTGTCCCAGTCAGCGCAGCTGAAGTCCGCGTTCCTGGGCACCATCGCCACCCTGAAGAACTTCGGCACGCGCAGCGGCGACGTCGCCTCGACCAAGATGCTCAGCTTCGTGGCGAACCACGACACCGAGCGCAACGGCAACTCGCTCAGCTACAAGAACGGTGCCACCACCACCCTGGCCACCCAGTTCCTGCTCGGCTACGGCTACGGGCGTCCCCAGGTCTACTCCTCGTTCACCTGGGCCGCGGCCGACGACTCGCCGCCGGCCGCCGGCAGCGGCATGATCACCGCCACCAGCTGCGGCTCGGCCTGGACCTGCTTCGACCGCAACCCCGGCGTGCTGGCCATGGTGACCTTCCACAACCGGGTGGGCACCACCGCGAGGGCCAACTGGTACGACGACGGGGCCAACCTGATCGCCTTCTCGCGGGGTGCCAAGGGCTGGGCCGCCTTCAACAACGGGACCACCGCCAAGACCCAGACCTTCCCGACCGGGCTGGCCGCCGGAACTTACTGCGACCTGATCACCGGCGGCACCGGCTCGGGCGCCTGCACCGGTACCAAGGTGACCGTCGGCTCCGGCGGCACCGCCACCGTGACCGTCCCGGCCAAGGGCGCGGTGGCCGTCGCCCCGGCCTGA